From the genome of Psychroserpens ponticola, one region includes:
- a CDS encoding DUF4435 domain-containing protein, producing MADLEYSKEALEVKGLFYNKKITVYVEGKDDPLFWDNLFNLAEVEAHIEEVGGSLELEKYITNIVDSNAEFYVATDNDHNDFLENIVTHPRIIRTYGYSIENSMYRSYNEIENTISKFCRKKVDISVDYNKWLADFSTSVRDLIILDIANHKFQKGISIFGDNCYKFLKGQKSFEICNLKTEKFIESVRPSFSTEEIEIVEDLVNQTEKELWFHIKGHFITHAIINLIKKLVRKNSGQNISLTNDFLYTLTIECKEDWENRIDLKTVIDEIKKINN from the coding sequence GCTGATTTAGAATATTCAAAAGAAGCCCTTGAAGTTAAAGGTCTTTTTTATAACAAAAAAATCACGGTTTATGTTGAAGGTAAGGATGATCCTCTTTTTTGGGACAACTTATTCAATTTAGCAGAAGTCGAAGCGCATATAGAAGAGGTAGGAGGAAGTTTAGAATTAGAAAAATATATAACTAACATAGTCGATTCGAATGCGGAATTTTATGTAGCAACAGATAATGACCATAATGATTTTTTAGAAAATATTGTTACACATCCAAGAATCATAAGAACTTACGGTTATTCAATTGAAAATTCAATGTATCGTAGCTATAATGAAATTGAAAATACTATTTCAAAATTTTGTAGAAAGAAAGTTGACATTTCAGTCGATTATAATAAATGGTTAGCAGATTTTTCAACATCAGTTCGCGACTTAATAATATTAGACATTGCTAATCATAAATTTCAAAAAGGAATTAGTATTTTCGGAGACAACTGTTATAAGTTTTTAAAAGGGCAAAAATCATTTGAGATTTGTAATTTGAAAACAGAAAAATTTATTGAGAGTGTTCGACCAAGTTTTTCAACAGAAGAAATTGAAATAGTTGAAGATTTGGTTAATCAGACAGAAAAAGAACTTTGGTTCCATATTAAAGGCCACTTTATAACACATGCAATAATTAATTTAATAAAAAAACTAGTTCGCAAAAATTCAGGACAAAATATTAGTCTAACAAATGACTTCCTATATACCTTGACAATTGAATGTAAAGAAGATTGGGAAAATCGAATTGATTTAAAAACAGTTATTGACGAAATTAAGAAAATAAACAATTAG